A region from the Variovorax sp. V93 genome encodes:
- a CDS encoding molybdopterin cofactor-binding domain-containing protein — protein MTRRADLPRTRAEFLSADGVLLVVRETPPAPAPANGQPAAVAGNPLEGDEILLAVWDDGSASALNGHVDLGTGIQTALAQIVAEELELGMPCVRMMLGDTARAPNQGATIASASIQIHAQPLRLAAAQARAWLLARAAERLGVAAGALQVRNGVVRVAEAPDRRIHYAELVAGQRTVLRLDPGAQPKDPADYRIVGTRQARVDIPAKLAGDLVFVHDMRVPGMLHGRVVRPPYAGADHGEFIGNTLESVDESSIAHIPGVRAVVVIRDFVGIVAEREEHAEQALRELRVTWKPWPGMPDLSDLAQALRDNPSTQRLLVDEGDVDGAIAAAAQPMHRTYVWPYQMHASIGPSCALAEWQPADGSGMRLRCWAGSQNPHVLRADLAKLMGLDDVQVDVIRMEAAGCYGRNGADDVAADAALLARAVGAPVRVQLTREQEHAWEPKGAAQLMEVDGGLMADGRIAAYDFETSYPSNGAPTLALLLTRTIEPVAQAFEMGDRTARPPYSVDNLRVKVNDMAPIVRASWLRGVSALPSSFAHESYIDELATAAGVDPVQFRLRHLNDPRAVELVQATAQKAGWRRRTGPQENADGGLGMGGDVLFGQGFAYARYIHSKWPGFGAAWAAWVADVEVNRKTGEVHVRRVVVGHDAGLLVNPAGVEHQVHGNVIQTTSRALREEVQFAPQQGAASSSGAQLPGVLPSGVVASREWGSYPIINFRDVPVIEVMHMPRPGEPSLGAGESSSVPGTAAIANAIFDATGVRFREPPFTPEKVLAALNPGLLPLLSGEGEGGGERRSNGGAAMPPSQPSPGRGRSNTAWPRRKGLWATASALAIGGIGLIAGLLGWRSAIAPVSLTAPVYSEATIERGRVLAALGDCAVCHTAPGGAPNAGGRAMQTPFGTLYTTNLTPDADTGLGRWSFSAFQRAMREGVSRDGHHLYPAFPYTAFARTSDDDLQALYAYFMSMPAVRAETPKAELKFPFSMRPLMAGWNALFHDPAPLQPVATQSAEWNRGAYLVNGLGHCGACHTPRNALGAEQGGSAFLSGAMVDGWEAPALTQRSKSAVPWDADELYRYLRQGHTQRHGIAGGPMAEVVRELAQVPDADVRAMATYLASFNPAPAAEPQAVAQQVVDNAARTQDRLLGPAQRMFDSACASCHHDGDGPTLLGVNTPLALNGNLTSARPDNLLRTILDGVREPASRDIGFMPAFRDALDDRQIAELAGYMRARFAPQEPAWKNLPAEVARVRAARGHGAE, from the coding sequence ATGACGCGCCGCGCCGATCTGCCGCGGACCCGCGCGGAGTTTCTCTCGGCCGACGGCGTGCTGCTGGTCGTGCGCGAGACGCCGCCAGCGCCGGCGCCCGCCAACGGGCAGCCCGCGGCCGTGGCGGGCAACCCGCTCGAAGGCGACGAGATCCTGCTCGCTGTCTGGGACGACGGCAGCGCCTCGGCGCTCAACGGCCATGTCGACCTCGGCACCGGCATCCAGACCGCGCTTGCGCAGATCGTGGCCGAGGAGCTCGAGCTCGGCATGCCCTGCGTGCGCATGATGCTCGGCGACACCGCGCGCGCGCCCAACCAGGGCGCGACGATCGCGAGCGCCTCGATCCAGATCCATGCGCAACCGCTGCGCCTGGCCGCCGCGCAGGCGCGCGCGTGGCTGCTTGCGCGCGCGGCCGAGCGGCTCGGCGTGGCTGCCGGCGCACTGCAGGTGCGCAATGGGGTGGTGCGGGTGGCCGAGGCGCCGGACCGCCGCATCCACTACGCCGAGCTGGTCGCGGGGCAACGCACTGTGCTGCGGCTCGATCCGGGCGCGCAGCCCAAGGACCCGGCCGACTACCGCATCGTCGGCACGCGCCAGGCCCGCGTGGACATTCCTGCCAAGCTCGCGGGCGACCTCGTGTTCGTGCACGACATGCGCGTGCCCGGCATGCTGCACGGCCGCGTGGTGCGCCCGCCGTATGCGGGTGCGGACCATGGCGAGTTCATCGGCAACACGCTCGAGTCGGTGGACGAATCGTCGATCGCGCACATCCCCGGCGTTCGCGCGGTGGTCGTGATCCGCGACTTCGTCGGCATCGTGGCCGAGCGCGAGGAGCACGCCGAGCAGGCGCTGCGCGAATTGCGCGTCACGTGGAAGCCCTGGCCCGGCATGCCCGACCTGTCCGACCTCGCGCAGGCCCTGCGCGACAACCCGTCGACGCAGCGCCTGCTGGTCGATGAAGGCGATGTCGACGGCGCCATCGCCGCGGCCGCGCAGCCGATGCATCGCACCTACGTGTGGCCGTACCAGATGCACGCGTCCATCGGGCCGTCGTGTGCGCTGGCAGAGTGGCAGCCGGCCGATGGCAGCGGGATGCGGCTGCGTTGCTGGGCCGGCTCGCAGAATCCGCATGTGCTGCGCGCCGATCTCGCAAAGCTCATGGGCCTGGACGACGTGCAGGTCGACGTCATCCGCATGGAAGCCGCGGGCTGCTACGGCCGCAACGGCGCCGACGACGTGGCGGCCGATGCGGCACTGCTCGCGCGCGCCGTGGGCGCGCCGGTGCGCGTGCAGCTCACGCGCGAGCAGGAGCATGCCTGGGAGCCCAAGGGCGCCGCGCAGCTCATGGAAGTGGATGGCGGGCTCATGGCCGATGGTCGCATCGCCGCCTACGACTTCGAAACTTCGTACCCCTCCAACGGCGCGCCCACGCTCGCGCTGCTGCTCACGCGCACCATCGAGCCGGTGGCGCAGGCCTTCGAGATGGGCGACCGCACGGCGCGTCCGCCCTACAGCGTCGACAACCTGCGCGTGAAGGTCAACGACATGGCGCCGATCGTGCGCGCTTCCTGGCTGCGCGGCGTGTCGGCGCTGCCGAGCTCCTTTGCGCACGAGTCGTACATCGACGAGCTGGCCACCGCGGCCGGCGTCGATCCGGTGCAGTTCCGCCTGCGCCACCTGAACGATCCGCGCGCGGTCGAACTGGTGCAGGCCACCGCGCAGAAGGCCGGCTGGCGCAGGCGCACCGGGCCGCAGGAAAACGCCGATGGCGGGCTGGGTATGGGCGGCGACGTTCTCTTCGGCCAGGGCTTTGCCTACGCGCGCTACATCCACAGCAAGTGGCCGGGCTTCGGCGCCGCATGGGCCGCATGGGTGGCGGACGTCGAGGTCAACCGCAAGACCGGCGAGGTGCACGTGCGCCGCGTGGTGGTGGGGCACGACGCGGGACTGCTGGTCAACCCCGCGGGCGTCGAGCACCAGGTGCACGGCAACGTGATCCAGACCACGAGCCGCGCGCTCAGGGAAGAGGTGCAGTTCGCGCCGCAGCAGGGCGCGGCTTCGAGCAGCGGTGCGCAGCTGCCGGGCGTGCTGCCCTCGGGCGTCGTCGCCAGCCGCGAATGGGGCAGCTATCCGATCATCAATTTCCGCGACGTGCCGGTGATCGAGGTCATGCACATGCCGCGGCCCGGCGAACCCTCGCTGGGTGCGGGCGAGTCGTCGTCGGTGCCGGGAACGGCGGCGATCGCGAATGCGATCTTCGATGCGACGGGCGTGCGCTTCCGCGAGCCGCCGTTCACGCCGGAGAAGGTGCTGGCCGCGTTGAATCCGGGGTTGCTCCCTCTCCTTTCGGGGGAGGGCGAGGGTGGGGGCGAGCGGCGTTCGAATGGTGGCGCTGCCATGCCCCCATCCCAACCTTCCCCCGGAAGGGGAAGGAGCAACACGGCCTGGCCCCGGCGCAAAGGCCTCTGGGCCACCGCCTCTGCCCTCGCCATCGGTGGCATCGGCCTCATCGCCGGCCTGCTCGGCTGGCGCTCCGCCATTGCCCCGGTCTCGCTCACTGCCCCGGTGTACAGCGAGGCCACCATCGAGCGCGGCCGCGTGCTTGCCGCGCTCGGCGACTGCGCCGTGTGCCATACCGCGCCGGGCGGCGCCCCCAACGCCGGCGGCCGCGCGATGCAGACGCCCTTCGGCACGCTCTACACCACCAACCTCACGCCCGATGCCGACACGGGCCTGGGCCGCTGGTCGTTCAGCGCCTTCCAGCGCGCGATGCGCGAGGGCGTCTCGCGCGACGGCCACCACCTGTACCCGGCGTTTCCATACACCGCCTTCGCCAGGACCAGCGACGACGACCTGCAGGCGCTCTATGCCTACTTCATGTCGATGCCCGCGGTGCGCGCCGAGACGCCGAAGGCCGAACTGAAGTTTCCATTCAGCATGCGGCCGCTGATGGCCGGATGGAACGCACTTTTCCACGACCCCGCGCCCCTGCAGCCCGTCGCCACGCAAAGCGCCGAGTGGAACCGCGGCGCCTACCTCGTCAACGGCCTGGGCCATTGCGGCGCCTGCCATACGCCGCGCAACGCGCTCGGTGCGGAGCAGGGCGGCAGCGCGTTCCTCTCGGGCGCGATGGTCGATGGCTGGGAGGCGCCCGCGCTCACGCAGCGCTCCAAATCCGCCGTGCCCTGGGATGCCGACGAGCTCTACCGCTACCTGCGCCAGGGCCACACGCAGCGCCATGGCATCGCGGGCGGTCCGATGGCCGAGGTGGTGCGCGAACTCGCGCAGGTGCCCGATGCCGACGTGCGCGCCATGGCCACCTACCTCGCCTCGTTCAATCCGGCGCCCGCGGCCGAGCCGCAGGCCGTGGCGCAGCAGGTGGTCGACAACGCGGCACGCACGCAGGATCGGCTGCTCGGTCCCGCGCAGCGCATGTTCGACAGCGCCTGCGCGTCGTGCCACCACGACGGCGACGGCCCCACGCTGCTCGGCGTGAACACGCCGCTCGCGCTCAACGGCAATCTCACGAGCGCGCGGCCCGACAACCTGCTGCGCACCATCCTCGATGGCGTGCGCGAGCCCGCGAGCCGCGACATCGGCTTCATGCCGGCCTTCCGCGACGCGCTCGACGATCGGCAGATCGCCGAACTCGCGGGCTACATGCGCGCGCGCTTCGCACCGCAGGAGCCGGCGTGGAAGAACCTGCCGGCCGAAGTGGCACGCGTGCGCGCCGCGCGCGGCCACGGCGCCGAGTAA
- the pncA gene encoding bifunctional nicotinamidase/pyrazinamidase, with protein MHDSHRRSLLKSTAALGLLGAAGTLFAAPKLKPNDKSALIVIDVQNCFVDGGTLPVKGGAEVVPVINKLADSFENIVVTQDWHTQGHASFASAHAGQKPFSSIKLSYGNQVLWPDHCVQGTDDAALHKDLKLPTAQVIIRKGFHKGVDSYSAFEEADRKTATGLGGYLKQRGIKTVYVAGLATDFCVAWTALDARKAGFEVYVIEDATRAIDLNGSLAAAWKQMTAKGVKRIQSADIQTA; from the coding sequence ATGCACGACTCGCACCGCAGATCCCTTCTGAAGTCCACGGCCGCACTGGGCCTGCTGGGCGCGGCCGGGACGCTGTTCGCGGCCCCGAAGCTCAAGCCGAACGACAAGTCCGCGCTGATCGTGATCGACGTGCAGAACTGCTTCGTCGACGGCGGCACGCTGCCCGTCAAGGGAGGTGCCGAGGTGGTGCCCGTCATCAACAAGCTGGCCGATTCGTTCGAGAACATCGTGGTCACGCAGGACTGGCACACGCAAGGCCATGCGTCGTTCGCGAGCGCGCATGCGGGCCAGAAGCCGTTCAGCAGCATCAAGCTTTCCTACGGCAACCAGGTGCTCTGGCCCGACCACTGCGTGCAGGGCACCGACGACGCGGCGCTGCACAAGGACCTGAAGCTGCCCACCGCGCAGGTCATCATCCGCAAGGGCTTCCACAAGGGCGTCGACAGCTATTCCGCCTTCGAGGAGGCCGACCGCAAGACCGCCACCGGCCTGGGCGGCTACCTCAAGCAGCGCGGCATCAAGACGGTGTACGTGGCCGGGCTGGCCACCGACTTCTGCGTGGCCTGGACCGCGCTCGACGCGCGCAAGGCCGGCTTCGAGGTCTACGTGATCGAGGACGCCACGCGCGCGATCGATCTCAACGGCTCGCTCGCCGCGGCATGGAAGCAGATGACGGCCAAGGGCGTCAAGCGCATCCAGTCCGCCGATATCCAGACGGCCTGA
- a CDS encoding (2Fe-2S)-binding protein — protein sequence MTASCGAEPLLHLQVNGRACSIEGVPRAATLLHLLRNDLGLNGPKYGCGLGQCGACTVHVDGVAARSCVIPAHGVAGRAITTLAGLGTRGRWHPVQAAFEDAQAAQCGYCLNGMVMQAAALLARDPQASEARIRSELSGNLCRCGTHIEILDAVQRAAVRMRAEQEP from the coding sequence GTGACGGCCAGTTGCGGCGCTGAGCCGCTGCTGCACCTGCAGGTCAACGGCAGGGCCTGTTCGATCGAAGGCGTGCCGCGCGCGGCCACGCTGCTGCACCTGCTGCGCAACGACCTCGGCCTGAACGGGCCCAAGTACGGCTGCGGACTGGGGCAGTGCGGCGCCTGCACGGTGCACGTCGACGGCGTGGCGGCGCGGTCCTGCGTGATTCCGGCGCATGGCGTGGCGGGCCGCGCCATCACCACGCTCGCAGGCCTCGGCACGCGTGGGCGCTGGCATCCCGTGCAGGCCGCCTTCGAAGACGCGCAGGCCGCGCAGTGCGGCTACTGCCTGAACGGCATGGTCATGCAGGCCGCGGCGCTGCTTGCGCGCGACCCGCAGGCAAGCGAGGCGCGCATCCGCAGCGAACTCTCGGGCAACCTGTGCCGGTGCGGTACGCACATTGAAATACTGGACGCGGTGCAGCGCGCGGCGGTGCGCATGCGCGCGGAGCAAGAGCCATGA
- a CDS encoding ABC transporter ATP-binding protein codes for MTLLKVDNLGKSFGGVKAVDGISFELKAGELLALIGPNGAGKSTTFNMVNGQLKADQGSIVFDGHELVGQKPREIWRKGVGRTFQIAETFASLTVAENVQMAMLSHDGKLFSMWRRAADHKRDEALALLDQVGMKAQADRPCSELAYGDVKRVELAIAMANAPKLLLMDEPTAGMAPKERNSLMALTKELVVQRGLAVLFTEHSMDVVFAYADRMIVLARGRLIAQGKPLEIRDHPKVQEVYFGSGKTFEKIAEKAAEVNAAVGAIG; via the coding sequence ATGACCCTCCTCAAAGTAGACAACCTGGGCAAGTCCTTCGGCGGCGTCAAAGCCGTCGACGGCATCAGCTTCGAGCTGAAGGCCGGCGAGCTGCTGGCCCTCATCGGCCCGAACGGCGCCGGCAAGTCCACCACCTTCAACATGGTGAACGGCCAGCTCAAGGCCGACCAGGGCTCCATCGTGTTCGACGGCCACGAGCTCGTGGGCCAGAAGCCGCGCGAGATCTGGCGCAAGGGCGTGGGCCGCACCTTCCAGATTGCCGAAACCTTTGCGTCGCTCACCGTCGCCGAGAACGTGCAGATGGCCATGCTCTCGCACGATGGCAAGCTGTTCTCGATGTGGCGCCGCGCGGCGGACCACAAGCGCGACGAGGCGCTGGCGCTGCTCGACCAGGTCGGCATGAAGGCACAGGCCGACCGGCCCTGCAGCGAGCTCGCCTACGGCGACGTCAAGCGCGTCGAGCTCGCGATCGCGATGGCCAATGCGCCCAAGCTGCTGCTGATGGACGAGCCCACCGCCGGCATGGCGCCGAAGGAGCGCAACTCGCTCATGGCGCTGACCAAGGAACTGGTGGTCCAGCGCGGCCTGGCCGTGCTGTTCACCGAGCACAGCATGGACGTGGTGTTCGCCTACGCCGACCGCATGATCGTGCTGGCCCGCGGCCGCCTGATCGCGCAGGGCAAGCCGCTCGAGATCCGTGACCATCCGAAGGTGCAGGAGGTGTACTTCGGCAGCGGCAAGACCTTCGAGAAAATTGCAGAGAAAGCCGCCGAAGTGAATGCGGCAGTGGGAGCCATCGGATGA
- a CDS encoding ABC transporter substrate-binding protein, translated as MNPLRHVFSAAAVATLATALVPAHAQGVIKIGEVNSYKAQPAFLEPYKKGMELAVEEINAKGGVNGRKVELITRDDNANPGDAVRVAEELVAREKIDVLTGTFLSNTGLAVADFAKQKKIFFLAGEPLTDKMTWQGGNEYTFRLRPGTYMQAAMLVPEAAKLKKKRWAVVYPNYEYGQSAVAAFKTLLKAAQPDVEFVAEQAPPLGKVDAGAVVQALADAKPDAVFNVLFGADLSKFVREGNTRGLFKDRTVVSVLTGEPEYLDPLKDETPNGWIVTGYPWYGIQTPEHKAFFLAYHAKYKDYPRLGSVVGYSMIKSVAAGIDKARSTETPKLVAAFKGLQVDTPFGKISYRAEDHQSTMGAFVGKTKNENGKGVMVDYTYFDGAKFQPSAADVKKSRAAD; from the coding sequence TGGCCACCGCCCTCGTTCCTGCCCATGCCCAGGGCGTGATCAAGATCGGGGAGGTCAACAGCTACAAGGCCCAGCCCGCCTTCCTCGAGCCCTACAAGAAGGGCATGGAGCTGGCCGTGGAAGAGATCAACGCCAAGGGCGGCGTCAACGGCCGCAAGGTGGAGCTCATCACGCGCGACGACAACGCCAACCCCGGCGATGCGGTGCGCGTGGCCGAGGAGCTGGTGGCGCGCGAGAAGATCGACGTGCTCACCGGCACCTTCCTGTCGAACACCGGCCTGGCCGTGGCCGACTTCGCCAAGCAGAAGAAGATCTTCTTCCTGGCCGGCGAGCCGCTGACCGACAAGATGACCTGGCAGGGCGGCAACGAATACACCTTCCGCCTGCGCCCCGGCACCTACATGCAGGCCGCGATGCTGGTGCCCGAAGCGGCCAAGCTCAAGAAGAAGCGCTGGGCCGTCGTCTACCCCAACTACGAGTACGGCCAGTCGGCCGTGGCCGCGTTCAAGACGCTGCTGAAGGCGGCGCAGCCCGACGTCGAGTTCGTCGCCGAACAGGCGCCGCCGCTCGGCAAGGTCGATGCGGGTGCCGTGGTGCAGGCGCTGGCCGATGCCAAGCCCGATGCGGTCTTCAACGTGCTGTTCGGCGCCGACCTTTCCAAGTTCGTGCGCGAAGGCAACACCCGCGGCCTCTTCAAGGACCGCACCGTGGTGAGCGTTCTGACCGGCGAGCCCGAGTACCTCGACCCGCTCAAGGACGAAACGCCCAACGGCTGGATCGTGACCGGCTATCCCTGGTACGGCATCCAGACGCCCGAGCACAAGGCCTTCTTCCTCGCCTACCACGCCAAGTACAAGGACTACCCGCGCCTCGGTTCGGTGGTGGGCTACAGCATGATCAAGTCGGTGGCGGCCGGCATCGACAAGGCCAGGAGCACCGAGACGCCGAAGCTCGTCGCCGCCTTCAAGGGCCTGCAGGTCGACACCCCGTTCGGCAAGATCAGCTACCGCGCCGAAGACCATCAGTCGACCATGGGCGCCTTCGTCGGCAAGACGAAGAACGAGAACGGCAAGGGCGTGATGGTCGACTACACCTACTTCGACGGCGCCAAGTTCCAGCCGAGCGCCGCCGACGTCAAGAAGTCCCGCGCTGCCGACTGA
- a CDS encoding ABC transporter substrate-binding protein, producing the protein MTIPISRRALVAGGAALALGPGLLRSARADNGVTDGLIRIGQSAVFSGPAKDFGIDYRAGIRLYFDRVNKSGGVNGRKLELVSYDDAYDPAKTAANTAKLIDEDKVFALAGFVATGNLAAAMPLAEKAGVPMFAPLVGTTSFRTKVNRLLFHVRAGYDLELRKIISHLSTLSLSSIAVVYQDSAFGKSNLATCEQLAADYKVQVVKTLPLAIAAEDAKQVVASLADAKPGAVLMIMAGRMVEVFMRDYRANGGAAPLYTLSVGITDAAGSAKRLEGRLAGLVTASIVPPPQAVRVPIVADYQRDRAEFGEKIDSYTTLEGYIASRVMVEGLRRAGKALTRDSFIAGLEGIGSARFGDFPVEYGAKNHNGSTFVDLEMYTRDGQLRR; encoded by the coding sequence ATGACGATCCCGATTTCAAGGCGCGCCCTGGTGGCGGGCGGCGCAGCCCTGGCACTGGGCCCTGGCCTTCTGCGTTCGGCGCGCGCCGACAACGGCGTGACCGACGGCCTCATCCGCATCGGCCAGTCGGCCGTGTTCAGCGGCCCGGCCAAGGACTTCGGCATCGACTACCGCGCGGGCATCAGGCTGTATTTCGACCGCGTCAACAAGTCGGGCGGCGTCAACGGCCGCAAGCTCGAGCTCGTCAGCTACGACGATGCCTACGACCCCGCGAAGACGGCCGCCAACACCGCGAAGCTGATCGACGAAGACAAGGTCTTCGCGCTCGCGGGCTTCGTCGCCACGGGCAATCTCGCGGCTGCGATGCCGCTGGCCGAGAAGGCGGGCGTGCCCATGTTCGCGCCGCTGGTGGGCACCACCTCGTTCCGCACCAAGGTCAACCGGCTGCTGTTCCACGTGCGCGCGGGCTACGACCTCGAGCTGCGCAAGATCATCAGCCATCTCTCGACCCTCAGCCTCTCGTCGATTGCGGTGGTCTACCAGGACAGCGCCTTCGGCAAGTCGAACCTCGCCACCTGCGAGCAGCTGGCTGCCGACTACAAGGTGCAGGTCGTGAAGACGCTGCCGCTCGCGATTGCCGCGGAAGACGCCAAACAGGTCGTCGCCAGCCTGGCCGATGCCAAGCCCGGCGCGGTATTGATGATCATGGCCGGGCGCATGGTCGAGGTGTTCATGCGCGACTACCGCGCGAACGGCGGGGCGGCGCCGCTCTATACGCTGTCGGTCGGCATCACCGACGCGGCCGGTTCCGCCAAGCGGCTCGAAGGCAGGCTCGCGGGGCTGGTCACGGCCAGCATCGTGCCACCGCCGCAGGCCGTGCGCGTGCCCATCGTGGCCGACTACCAGCGCGACCGTGCCGAGTTCGGCGAGAAGATCGACAGCTACACCACGCTCGAAGGCTATATCGCATCGCGCGTGATGGTCGAAGGCCTGCGCCGCGCGGGCAAGGCGCTCACGCGCGACAGCTTCATCGCCGGGCTCGAAGGCATCGGCAGCGCGCGCTTCGGCGATTTCCCGGTCGAGTACGGCGCGAAGAACCACAACGGCTCGACCTTCGTGGACCTGGAGATGTACACCCGTGACGGCCAGTTGCGGCGCTGA
- a CDS encoding ABC transporter permease: protein MSLSSLLLQFLTGLSSASSLFLVGAGLSLIFGVTRIVNFAHGSFFMVGIYLAYTLVEKLGTLGFWPAVLIAALAVGVIGALIEMVLLRRIYKSPELFQLLATFALVLVIKDAVLYVWGPDELLGPRAPGLSGSVDILGRQFPTYDLFLIVVGPVVLGLMWLLLTRTRWGTLVRAATQDREMVSALGVNQAWLFTAVFALGATLAALGGALQLPREPATLAMDLNTIGAAFVVVVVGGMGSIPGAYVAALLLSEIKAVCIWLGVVEIFGYSVSFSKLTLVVDFIVMAIVLVWRPWGLLGRPQAPSRYVGMQEEPLRRASKGYLWLVAALGLALMAMPLLTADSPYTTVLMIDLLIAALFAASLHFIMGPAGMHSFGHAAYFGLGAYGAALLVRASGMPMELALVVAPLVAAIGAFVYGWFAVRLSGVYLAMLTLAFAQITWAVVYQWDSFTGGSNGLTGVWPSEWLSDKRTYYWLTLVLVAAGILMLRRVLFSPFGYALRAGRDSVLRADAIGIDVKRMQWTAFVIAGAAAGLAGALYAFSKGSISPESLSVDKSVDGLVMVLLGGIQTLAGPVVGAVTFSWLHDTVARNTDYWRATLGAIILLLVLLFPQGIAGFAKQLSDRWLRGRRRSEVDVALKEKRT from the coding sequence ATGAGCCTCTCGTCCCTGCTGCTTCAGTTCCTCACCGGGCTGTCGTCGGCTTCGTCGCTGTTCCTCGTGGGGGCCGGCCTTTCGTTGATCTTCGGCGTCACGCGCATCGTCAACTTTGCGCATGGCTCCTTCTTCATGGTGGGCATCTACCTTGCCTACACACTGGTCGAGAAGCTCGGCACGCTCGGCTTCTGGCCGGCCGTGCTGATCGCCGCCCTCGCGGTGGGCGTGATCGGCGCACTGATCGAGATGGTGCTGCTGCGCCGCATCTACAAGTCGCCCGAGCTGTTCCAGCTGCTGGCCACCTTTGCACTGGTGCTCGTCATCAAGGATGCGGTGCTCTATGTCTGGGGGCCGGACGAATTGCTCGGCCCGCGCGCGCCGGGCCTGTCGGGCTCGGTCGACATCCTGGGCCGCCAGTTTCCGACCTACGACCTGTTCCTGATCGTCGTCGGTCCGGTGGTGCTCGGCCTCATGTGGCTGCTGCTCACGCGCACCCGCTGGGGCACGCTGGTGCGCGCCGCCACGCAAGACCGCGAGATGGTCAGCGCCCTGGGCGTGAACCAGGCCTGGCTGTTCACGGCCGTGTTCGCACTGGGCGCCACGCTCGCGGCGCTGGGTGGTGCGCTGCAGCTGCCGCGCGAGCCGGCCACGCTCGCGATGGACCTCAACACCATCGGCGCGGCTTTCGTGGTGGTGGTGGTGGGCGGCATGGGCTCGATTCCTGGCGCGTACGTGGCAGCGCTGCTGCTGTCCGAAATCAAGGCGGTCTGCATCTGGCTTGGCGTGGTCGAGATCTTCGGCTACAGCGTGTCGTTCTCCAAGCTCACGCTGGTGGTCGACTTCATCGTGATGGCCATCGTGCTGGTGTGGCGCCCCTGGGGCCTGCTCGGCCGCCCGCAGGCGCCCAGCCGCTACGTGGGCATGCAGGAAGAGCCGCTGCGGCGCGCGAGCAAGGGCTACCTGTGGCTCGTCGCCGCGCTCGGGCTCGCGCTCATGGCGATGCCGCTGCTGACTGCCGATTCGCCCTACACCACGGTGCTGATGATCGACCTGCTGATTGCGGCGCTGTTCGCGGCCAGCCTGCACTTCATCATGGGCCCGGCTGGCATGCATTCGTTCGGCCACGCGGCCTACTTCGGGCTGGGGGCCTACGGTGCCGCACTGCTGGTTCGCGCAAGCGGCATGCCGATGGAGCTCGCGCTCGTCGTCGCACCACTGGTGGCCGCCATCGGCGCTTTCGTCTACGGCTGGTTCGCGGTGCGGCTCTCGGGCGTGTACCTGGCGATGCTCACGCTGGCCTTCGCACAGATCACCTGGGCCGTGGTCTACCAGTGGGATTCGTTCACCGGGGGCAGCAACGGGCTCACCGGTGTATGGCCTTCGGAGTGGCTGTCGGACAAGCGCACTTATTACTGGCTCACGCTGGTGCTGGTGGCCGCGGGCATCCTGATGCTGCGCCGCGTGCTGTTCTCGCCGTTCGGCTATGCCTTGCGCGCGGGCCGCGATTCGGTGCTGCGGGCCGATGCGATCGGCATCGACGTCAAGCGCATGCAATGGACGGCCTTCGTCATTGCTGGAGCGGCGGCTGGATTGGCCGGGGCGCTCTATGCCTTTTCGAAGGGCAGCATTTCGCCTGAAAGCCTGAGCGTCGACAAGTCGGTCGATGGGCTGGTGATGGTGCTGCTTGGCGGCATCCAGACGCTGGCGGGGCCGGTGGTGGGGGCTGTGACTTTCAGCTGGCTGCATGACACGGTGGCGCGCAATACCGACTACTGGCGGGCGACGCTGGGGGCGATCATCCTGCTGTTGGTGCTGCTGTTTCCGCAGGGGATTGCGGGGTTTGCCAAGCAGTTGAGCGATCGCTGGCTGCGCGGGCGTCGGCGTTCGGAAGTGGATGTTGCTTTGAAGGAGAAGCGGACGTGA
- a CDS encoding ABC transporter ATP-binding protein, with protein MSTHETLLKANSLCAWYGAAQILYDVDLEVRRGEVVALMGRNGAGKSTTLKTLIGMLAKRKGSVSFLGHDISKSEPHHAAKLGLGFVPEDRRVFTDLTVMENLEVGKQPSRRWADGSEAPLWTPERLFKLFPNLGEMPDRPGGRMSGGEQQMLTVARTLMGNPYLVLLDEPSEGVAPVIVEQMANMILELKAQGVSILLSEQNMHFAELVSDRAYVLEKGQIRYHATMAELAANEEVRRAYLSV; from the coding sequence ATGAGCACACACGAAACACTGTTGAAGGCGAATTCGCTGTGCGCCTGGTATGGCGCCGCGCAGATCCTCTACGACGTCGACCTCGAAGTGCGCCGCGGCGAGGTCGTCGCGCTCATGGGCCGCAACGGCGCGGGCAAGTCGACCACGCTCAAGACGCTGATCGGCATGCTGGCCAAGCGCAAGGGCAGCGTCAGCTTCCTCGGCCACGACATCTCGAAGAGCGAACCTCATCACGCAGCGAAGCTCGGCCTCGGCTTCGTGCCCGAAGACCGCCGCGTGTTCACCGATCTCACGGTGATGGAGAACCTCGAGGTCGGCAAGCAGCCGTCGCGCCGCTGGGCCGATGGCAGCGAGGCGCCGCTGTGGACGCCCGAACGGCTGTTCAAGCTCTTCCCCAACCTGGGCGAAATGCCCGACCGCCCGGGCGGCCGCATGAGCGGCGGCGAGCAGCAGATGCTCACCGTGGCGCGCACGCTCATGGGCAACCCCTACCTGGTGCTGCTCGACGAGCCCTCCGAAGGCGTGGCACCGGTCATCGTCGAGCAGATGGCCAACATGATCCTGGAGCTCAAGGCGCAGGGCGTGAGCATCCTGCTGTCGGAGCAGAACATGCACTTCGCCGAGCTGGTGTCCGACCGCGCCTACGTGCTCGAGAAGGGCCAGATCCGCTACCACGCCACCATGGCAGAGCTCGCGGCCAACGAAGAGGTGCGCCGCGCCTACCTGAGCGTCTAG